One genomic region from Bufo bufo chromosome 3, aBufBuf1.1, whole genome shotgun sequence encodes:
- the LOC120993639 gene encoding uncharacterized protein LOC120993639 — MVKKKWKPKNSTQFPHQLRCRTEIGKDESQGTIISPINRESDQKGNFQYFALFHSNTGEEFPESVVFTVVFMVISIVGAGIASVKYRFMIIHSEPSEKRHIIGQRILYAMGWLACIGTALTGAFSLKTNPLVHRISAGVAFFSFAIYNLCQSVCLYKRSLSSRCMCHIRLASTLVTIVALLIFAVGLGSFFLLCTTDSCKEIFSITGLVGEWTGFFGLTVYPVMNYTDFQCLSLELSREGISIVLRKKTQDPENPQ; from the exons ATGGTGAAgaagaaatggaaaccaaaaAATTCAACACAGTTCCCCCACCAATTACGATGTCGTACCGAGATAGGgaaagatgaatcccagggtactaTCATAAGTCCGATTAACCGGGAGTCTGACcaaaaggg TAACTTCCAATATTTTGCTTTATTTCACAGTAACACGGGAGAAGAGTTCCCCGAATCGGTGGTCTTCACAGTCGTCTTCATGGTTATATCCATTGTAG GAGCTGGCATTGCTTCCGTCAAATACAGGTTCATGATCATTCATTCTGAGCCATCAGAGAAGCGACATATCATCGGCCAGAGAATCCTCTATGCCATGGGATGGCTTGCGTGTATTGGGACAGCCTTGACCGGCGCATTTTCG TTGAAGACCAATCCCCTCGTCCACAGGATCAGCGCAGGAGTGGCATTTTTCAGTTTTGCCATTTACAACCTGTGTCAATCTGTATGCCTGTACAAGAGATCCCTCAGCAGTCGTTGCATGTGCCACATTAGACTGGCATCAACCTTGGTGACCATTGTGGCACTGCTAATCT TTGCTGTAGGTTTGGGCAGCTTCTTCCTTCTATGTACCACTGATAGCTGTAAAGAG ATCTTCTCTATAACAGGCCTGGTGGGTGAGTGGACGGGATTCTTCGGCTTGACAGTTTACCCTGTCATGAATTATACAGATTTCCAG TGTTTGTCATTAGAGTTGTCCCGAGAAGGCATCTCCATCGTTCTGAGGAAAAAGACCCAGGACCCTGAAAACCCCCAATAA